Proteins from one Gemmatimonadota bacterium genomic window:
- a CDS encoding sulfatase produces the protein MKAPPPNILFLLTDNQRNDLLGCAGNPIIKTPNINQLAANGVRFENAFCTSPICAASRASYLTGVYEKRHRFTFLTPPLQSAYTDISYPATLKMAGYRTGLIGKFGIATNGVVPALQDEDAVGKMFDVFDNYEHWTEEGYEIRQPDGSVRHLTDITGDKTIDFLRTHQSDHPGQPFCLSVSFNAPHAQDNDPRYYIWPATEDHLYTETQIPEPLNAHPNFFWQMPKFLRETESRVRWQKRYATSEDYQRNMRGLYRMVSGVDRNIGRILGTMDQLSLSNNTVVIFASDHGMYYGDRGLSDCWQLNEQSIRIPLIVFDPRDAEGNRGLIREELALNIDIAPTILELASLDASDKMQGKSLVPLLHDEKIDWRKAFFCEHRFHRTDIPKSEGIRTKRWKYIRYYEQQPVHEELYNLRKDPHESFNLAGDHRFSNQLKRLRRRCDKMSAECA, from the coding sequence GTGAAAGCACCTCCTCCGAACATCCTCTTTCTCCTGACCGATAACCAGCGCAATGACCTGCTCGGTTGCGCTGGCAATCCAATCATCAAAACCCCAAACATCAATCAGCTTGCCGCAAACGGTGTGCGGTTCGAAAACGCATTCTGCACAAGTCCAATCTGTGCTGCAAGCCGGGCCAGCTATCTCACCGGCGTCTATGAAAAACGCCACCGATTCACCTTCCTCACACCACCCCTTCAAAGCGCATATACAGACATCTCCTACCCTGCTACTCTTAAAATGGCGGGTTATCGCACGGGGCTAATCGGCAAATTCGGCATAGCCACCAACGGAGTCGTCCCCGCTCTGCAGGACGAGGATGCAGTGGGAAAGATGTTTGACGTATTCGACAACTACGAACACTGGACCGAAGAAGGGTATGAAATCAGACAGCCCGATGGCAGTGTGCGCCACCTGACCGACATCACCGGGGACAAAACAATCGACTTCCTGCGCACGCATCAATCAGATCATCCCGGCCAGCCATTTTGTCTCTCCGTCAGTTTCAATGCGCCGCACGCACAGGACAATGACCCGCGATACTACATCTGGCCCGCTACTGAAGATCACCTCTACACAGAGACGCAGATACCGGAACCATTAAACGCCCATCCCAACTTCTTCTGGCAAATGCCAAAATTTTTGCGCGAAACGGAAAGTCGCGTGCGATGGCAAAAACGCTATGCGACATCTGAGGACTACCAGAGAAACATGCGAGGGCTGTACCGAATGGTGAGCGGTGTCGATCGGAACATAGGCAGGATTCTCGGGACCATGGATCAACTGTCATTATCCAACAACACAGTCGTAATCTTCGCATCTGACCACGGGATGTACTATGGAGACCGCGGACTCAGCGACTGCTGGCAGTTGAACGAACAGTCGATCCGCATTCCCCTTATTGTCTTCGATCCGAGGGATGCCGAGGGCAACCGGGGTCTCATCCGCGAAGAATTAGCACTAAACATCGATATCGCGCCAACGATCCTCGAACTGGCGAGTCTGGACGCTTCGGACAAAATGCAGGGCAAATCCCTTGTCCCATTGTTGCACGACGAGAAAATTGACTGGCGAAAAGCGTTCTTCTGCGAACACCGGTTCCACCGCACCGACATCCCCAAGAGCGAAGGCATACGCACAAAACGCTGGAAATACATTCGCTACTACGAGCAACAGCCCGTCCATGAGGAACTTTACAACCTTCGCAAGGACCCCCACGAATCATTCAATCTCGCGGGAGATCACAGATTCTCAAATCAACTCAAACGACTGAGACGACGATGCGATAAAATGAGCGCTGAATGCGCTTAG